One segment of Sulfobacillus thermosulfidooxidans DSM 9293 DNA contains the following:
- a CDS encoding LCP family protein translates to MKRSDLTKKTRRKRGRFLAWFLGIILILGMAGYGVYQYYANPKNLLLTPKVIHYNQASGNPAFDHRITFLLMGSSLATVNNQVIKNGRVRDRADTIILVSFDPQTKKIGVLSIPRDTRVFIPGIGKTKIAEATYFGGVPEMIRVIQNTFHVPIDYYAYMSMFQFEKVINDMGGLTVNVPQNEVYEANGDPLGINLKKGIHHLNGKQVLEFARFRETQMGDIGRIQQQQQLLRDMAQQMLKPQNIIHWPKIAHDVIQALSYTNLSVNQLIALGLAAQHVPLHTVRFATVPGYGSTYMDPYMHQQLSYWTYDPHLTNILIQDVLLASPLTKAQKKSLKIFVASGTSTLAPAEELAHLLTAQGYSVVGIGWANHHNHHRTVILNTTGDKWLGSRLAFLTGPSVSSFTAYHTTPWDVKITVGSDFSPPKS, encoded by the coding sequence ATGAAACGTTCGGATTTAACGAAAAAGACACGGCGAAAACGGGGACGGTTTTTGGCGTGGTTTCTAGGCATAATCTTGATATTAGGCATGGCGGGATATGGCGTCTATCAATATTATGCAAATCCGAAAAACTTATTATTGACACCCAAAGTGATCCACTATAACCAAGCCTCCGGCAATCCCGCATTTGATCATCGTATCACATTTTTACTCATGGGCAGTTCATTGGCGACGGTGAATAATCAGGTCATCAAAAATGGTCGGGTCCGTGACCGAGCCGATACCATCATTCTTGTGTCTTTCGACCCGCAGACAAAGAAAATCGGCGTGTTATCAATTCCCCGTGATACGAGGGTCTTTATACCTGGAATTGGTAAAACGAAGATAGCCGAAGCCACGTACTTTGGCGGTGTTCCGGAAATGATCCGGGTGATTCAAAATACGTTCCATGTGCCGATTGATTATTATGCCTATATGAGCATGTTTCAGTTCGAAAAAGTCATTAACGATATGGGCGGACTGACCGTGAATGTGCCCCAAAATGAAGTCTATGAAGCCAATGGGGATCCCTTGGGAATTAATTTAAAGAAAGGGATTCATCATTTAAATGGTAAACAAGTTTTAGAGTTTGCACGGTTTCGGGAAACGCAAATGGGTGATATTGGCCGAATTCAACAGCAGCAACAACTATTACGGGATATGGCGCAACAGATGTTGAAACCCCAAAATATTATTCATTGGCCAAAAATTGCTCATGACGTTATTCAAGCCCTGAGTTATACCAATCTCTCTGTCAATCAATTAATTGCATTAGGGTTAGCTGCTCAACACGTACCCCTTCATACCGTCCGTTTCGCCACAGTGCCCGGATATGGCTCAACATATATGGATCCGTATATGCATCAACAGCTTAGTTATTGGACCTATGACCCGCATTTAACCAATATCTTAATTCAAGATGTCCTATTAGCCTCACCGTTGACGAAAGCGCAAAAGAAAAGCTTAAAAATATTTGTCGCTAGTGGCACCAGTACGCTAGCTCCGGCCGAAGAGTTAGCACACCTCTTGACGGCGCAAGGCTATAGTGTGGTTGGGATTGGATGGGCGAATCACCACAATCATCACCGTACTGTCATTCTAAATACCACGGGAGATAAGTGGTTGGGTTCGCGATTGGCATTCTTAACGGGACCGTCAGTCAGTTCATTTACGGCGTATCATACCACCCCGTGGGACGTCAAAATTACGGTGGGAAGTGATTTTTCTCCACCCAAATCGTAA
- a CDS encoding peptidyl-prolyl cis-trans isomerase — MANPQRLSKFIGATLVVSLGTAALAGCGQSSTTAAKPLAVVNGADITNSQLNTMVRMTELFNGSTLPNTHAEKVNEVKYLVQEKSVEDWALAHHLITQAQAKASATSVITKSIEPQVGGKTGLEKMLKSKGVTYQQLTDYLTEQMILQQAYNQATKNVKPISTAAAEAFYKANPQYFTGTPQVELREITVKTQAEAQAIEKQLKAGASFSALAQKDTINSALKSKGGEIGWVADSLQSLSPAVYKEIGTLKPGQIGVTQGSHGYDVIELQATKAAQESPFSQVESEIKSNLLQTAQGNAYQTFAGKIEKQAKVTIYFK, encoded by the coding sequence ATGGCAAACCCACAACGGTTATCTAAATTTATTGGTGCCACTTTAGTCGTATCCCTTGGTACTGCAGCTTTGGCTGGCTGTGGACAATCATCCACAACCGCAGCAAAACCCCTAGCTGTTGTCAATGGTGCAGATATTACCAATTCCCAATTGAATACCATGGTCCGCATGACAGAGCTATTCAACGGTTCCACTTTACCGAATACCCATGCCGAAAAGGTAAATGAGGTTAAATACTTAGTCCAAGAAAAAAGTGTAGAAGATTGGGCACTCGCTCATCATCTTATTACCCAAGCCCAAGCCAAGGCCTCTGCAACATCGGTTATAACCAAATCTATCGAACCCCAAGTCGGCGGAAAAACCGGTCTTGAGAAAATGCTGAAAAGTAAAGGCGTGACATACCAGCAATTAACGGATTATCTCACCGAACAAATGATTTTGCAGCAAGCCTATAACCAGGCGACGAAAAATGTTAAACCCATTTCCACGGCCGCTGCCGAAGCCTTTTACAAGGCCAACCCACAATATTTTACTGGCACACCGCAAGTCGAACTGCGCGAAATTACGGTTAAGACACAAGCTGAAGCACAAGCTATTGAAAAGCAGTTGAAGGCAGGAGCGAGTTTTTCGGCATTAGCGCAAAAAGATACTATCAATAGCGCACTGAAAAGCAAGGGTGGAGAAATTGGGTGGGTTGCAGATTCTCTCCAATCTTTGTCACCAGCTGTTTATAAAGAAATTGGGACGCTCAAACCCGGACAAATCGGCGTGACTCAAGGATCCCACGGATATGATGTCATTGAATTGCAAGCAACTAAAGCCGCTCAAGAAAGTCCGTTCAGTCAGGTCGAAAGTGAAATTAAAAGCAACTTGCTCCAAACCGCCCAGGGCAACGCGTATCAAACTTTTGCAGGAAAAATTGAAAAACAGGCGAAAGTCACCATTTATTTCAAATAA
- a CDS encoding fructosamine kinase family protein has translation MASWQELIIQYFGPATLTPLAGGSLAESYALSTRTNRYFVKHYDPSWVKDPQIVWREASALKALKQAGWPVPDVILTHDSFLVLSWIEKGSSSYKDKAGQILGERLAKAHKQVASAYSLPWGNGIGIIQHPSSNYLLAGEFYWEIRLAPLLKSLSNQYSLLETLKDHETPIRKFLNQAVIFPTLVHGDLWSGNFLWQSDGSPYVIDPASYYGDPVSDIAFAELFGGFPSSFYHAYWLTMGSDPHYPCKKPLYQLYHALVHLKLFGQAYLGLSKSLIDQIRESPCLQR, from the coding sequence ATGGCCTCTTGGCAAGAATTGATCATTCAATATTTTGGCCCGGCAACATTGACGCCACTGGCTGGCGGTTCATTGGCGGAAAGCTATGCGCTATCGACCCGCACGAACCGTTATTTTGTTAAACATTATGACCCTTCTTGGGTAAAGGATCCCCAAATAGTATGGCGCGAAGCTTCGGCGTTAAAGGCCTTAAAACAGGCAGGATGGCCAGTTCCCGACGTGATCTTAACCCATGATTCCTTTCTTGTTTTATCATGGATAGAAAAAGGATCTAGCTCTTATAAAGACAAGGCTGGTCAAATTTTAGGCGAACGCCTGGCCAAAGCCCACAAGCAAGTCGCAAGTGCCTATTCGTTGCCCTGGGGCAACGGTATTGGTATCATTCAGCATCCATCGTCAAATTATTTACTGGCTGGTGAGTTTTATTGGGAAATTCGTCTCGCGCCACTGCTCAAGTCATTATCCAACCAATATTCCCTTCTTGAGACATTAAAAGACCATGAAACGCCAATCCGGAAATTTTTGAATCAGGCCGTGATATTTCCCACATTGGTCCATGGCGACTTATGGAGCGGCAATTTCCTCTGGCAATCCGACGGATCTCCTTATGTCATCGATCCTGCCAGTTATTATGGCGATCCCGTATCGGATATTGCTTTTGCAGAGCTCTTTGGGGGATTCCCCTCTTCGTTTTATCACGCTTATTGGCTGACAATGGGCTCCGATCCGCATTATCCCTGTAAAAAACCCCTTTACCAACTGTATCATGCCTTGGTTCATCTGAAATTATTTGGACAGGCCTATCTCGGTTTAAGCAAAAGTCTCATTGACCAAATAAGGGAGAGCCCATGTCTTCAGAGGTAA
- a CDS encoding Re/Si-specific NAD(P)(+) transhydrogenase subunit alpha: MIIAVPRERGPRERRVSLVPETVARLTKLNHQVLVEEGAGIESGFSDQHYRDAGAEIVKPDAQWMKPADIVVTVQNTDFGPSSPYAYLRPGTIIIGMLGPLSSPPETFELMLQNKLTAFSMDAIPRISRAQSMDVLSSMSTVAGYRAALIGAEQLPRFFPLLMTAAGTITPAHVLVLGAGVAGLQAIATTHRLGAVVQAFDTRPVVREQVESLGASFLTLEIQTQQTQDGYAQALAEDLHQQEIKLLSKPVAEADVVITTALIPGKPAPLLVTKEMVANMRPGSVIVDLAAETGGNCELSRPGERTVTDNGVIIEAPLNITSQLAPHASQLYSRNVFNFLTHLFSMGLGQDGKELDFSDEIVARTMILRDGQILHDVLAKRMTQVRS, translated from the coding sequence ATGATTATTGCCGTTCCTCGTGAGCGGGGCCCTCGAGAGCGCCGCGTTTCACTGGTACCAGAAACCGTTGCCCGTCTCACGAAGTTAAATCATCAAGTGCTTGTTGAAGAGGGCGCCGGAATCGAATCGGGATTTTCCGATCAACATTACCGCGACGCCGGGGCAGAAATTGTTAAACCAGATGCCCAATGGATGAAACCCGCGGATATTGTGGTGACCGTTCAAAATACTGATTTTGGCCCGTCATCACCTTATGCCTACTTAAGACCCGGAACCATCATTATCGGCATGCTCGGGCCGTTGTCATCCCCGCCTGAAACATTTGAATTAATGCTGCAGAATAAGCTGACCGCATTTAGTATGGATGCGATTCCTCGGATCAGCCGGGCCCAGAGCATGGACGTGTTATCTTCCATGAGTACGGTAGCGGGATATCGTGCTGCGTTAATTGGCGCCGAGCAACTTCCTCGCTTTTTTCCCTTGTTGATGACCGCTGCCGGTACCATCACCCCGGCTCATGTGTTGGTTTTGGGAGCGGGTGTGGCAGGTCTTCAAGCGATTGCCACGACCCATCGTCTCGGCGCGGTTGTCCAGGCATTTGATACGCGTCCCGTGGTGCGAGAACAAGTCGAAAGTTTGGGTGCCTCGTTTTTGACCTTGGAAATTCAAACGCAGCAAACTCAGGACGGATATGCCCAGGCACTGGCGGAAGACCTTCACCAACAAGAAATCAAGTTGTTGTCTAAACCGGTTGCTGAGGCAGATGTGGTGATTACCACGGCCCTCATTCCAGGTAAACCCGCTCCTCTGTTGGTCACTAAAGAGATGGTGGCGAATATGCGCCCTGGTTCTGTGATTGTCGATTTAGCGGCAGAGACAGGAGGAAACTGCGAATTAAGTCGACCCGGAGAACGAACGGTAACCGACAATGGGGTGATTATTGAAGCACCATTGAATATTACGTCCCAATTGGCTCCCCATGCTAGCCAACTCTATTCGCGTAATGTCTTCAACTTTTTGACGCATTTATTTTCCATGGGCTTGGGACAAGACGGGAAAGAACTAGATTTCAGCGACGAAATTGTCGCGCGTACCATGATTCTGCGCGATGGCCAAATATTGCATGATGTATTGGCTAAACGCATGACACAGGTAAGGAGTTGA
- a CDS encoding NAD(P) transhydrogenase subunit alpha: MSSHLLIEVYIFVLAVFVGFQLISKVPSVLHTPLMSATNAIHGIILVGAIALAASVHGALDVAISVAAVFLATLNVVGGYVVTDRILGMFKKKSAERPTE; encoded by the coding sequence ATGTCTAGTCATTTGCTCATTGAAGTCTATATTTTCGTGTTGGCTGTTTTTGTGGGCTTCCAGCTGATTTCTAAAGTGCCCTCTGTACTGCACACCCCTTTGATGTCAGCCACCAATGCAATTCACGGAATTATCCTGGTCGGCGCTATTGCCTTAGCTGCGTCGGTCCATGGCGCATTGGATGTGGCCATTAGCGTTGCTGCCGTATTTTTGGCGACACTCAATGTTGTCGGGGGCTATGTGGTCACCGATAGAATTTTAGGCATGTTTAAGAAAAAATCTGCCGAACGGCCTACGGAGTGA
- a CDS encoding NAD(P)(+) transhydrogenase (Re/Si-specific) subunit beta, giving the protein MNILLQVGYLLTAILFILGVMRLRSPATARSGNLIAASGMVIAFIVTVIRYHSFSWGLIGLTLILGAIAGTYAAKKVRMTAMPQMVALFNGMGGGAASLVSIGELHSNWVHGISSPGASISALLTVLIGSLSFTGSLLAFAKLQEWVSGRPITFGGQKLFNGILLLIAVVLGIYMSVSGGRQDFTLLTIYVILAAVLGFLVVLPIGGADMPVVISLLNAFTGLAAAATGFLLANNVLIIAGALVGASGTILTQQMSRAMNRPIQNIIFGAFGKVASGAPGAVGESDGVVQTANVEDVATILAYARNVVIVPGYGLAVARAQQEVRQLMEKLSERGVNVRFGIHPVAGRMPGHMNVLLAEADVPYDSLYEMDAINPQFPQTDVVLVIGANDVTNPAARNQPGSPLYGMPILNVDQAQRVIVLKRGMNPGFAGIDNPLYTNPKTSMLFGDAKSSLSQIIRALDEV; this is encoded by the coding sequence ATGAATATTCTTTTGCAAGTCGGCTATTTATTGACCGCGATTTTATTCATTCTCGGCGTTATGCGTTTGCGTTCACCCGCGACAGCGCGTTCGGGAAACTTAATCGCGGCCAGTGGTATGGTAATTGCCTTTATCGTTACCGTTATTCGGTATCACTCATTTTCCTGGGGACTCATTGGATTAACGCTAATTTTGGGTGCTATTGCCGGAACCTATGCTGCCAAAAAGGTACGGATGACGGCCATGCCACAGATGGTGGCATTATTCAATGGCATGGGCGGTGGCGCGGCGTCTTTGGTGTCTATTGGCGAGCTTCATTCGAATTGGGTTCATGGTATTTCCTCGCCAGGAGCCTCTATCAGTGCTTTGTTGACGGTATTGATTGGGTCACTCAGTTTTACAGGAAGTTTGCTGGCCTTTGCCAAATTGCAAGAATGGGTGAGTGGCCGCCCAATTACCTTTGGGGGACAAAAACTCTTTAACGGCATTTTGTTGTTAATCGCTGTGGTCTTGGGTATTTATATGAGTGTATCCGGTGGTCGGCAAGATTTCACATTGCTCACAATTTACGTTATTCTTGCGGCCGTGTTGGGATTTCTGGTTGTTCTTCCTATTGGTGGAGCGGACATGCCTGTGGTGATTTCTCTCCTCAATGCGTTTACAGGATTAGCCGCTGCAGCCACCGGATTTTTGCTGGCTAACAATGTGTTAATTATTGCCGGTGCTTTAGTCGGGGCCTCTGGAACCATTCTCACGCAACAAATGAGCCGGGCCATGAATCGGCCGATTCAAAACATTATTTTTGGCGCATTTGGGAAAGTGGCCAGTGGTGCCCCCGGTGCTGTTGGCGAGAGTGATGGGGTCGTTCAAACCGCTAATGTGGAAGATGTGGCCACCATTTTGGCCTATGCCCGCAATGTGGTCATTGTTCCGGGATATGGATTGGCAGTCGCCCGGGCCCAGCAAGAGGTGCGGCAATTGATGGAGAAATTGAGTGAACGTGGCGTTAATGTGCGATTCGGTATTCACCCTGTTGCGGGACGGATGCCCGGTCACATGAACGTCTTGCTGGCCGAAGCTGACGTCCCTTATGACAGCCTTTATGAAATGGATGCGATTAACCCACAATTTCCGCAAACCGATGTCGTTCTGGTCATTGGTGCTAATGACGTAACCAATCCTGCGGCCCGAAATCAACCGGGTAGCCCGTTATATGGCATGCCGATTTTAAATGTGGATCAGGCGCAGCGGGTAATCGTCCTCAAACGTGGTATGAATCCGGGTTTTGCGGGAATTGACAATCCTCTTTACACCAATCCCAAAACATCGATGCTATTTGGTGACGCGAAATCGTCCTTGTCCCAAATCATTCGTGCGTTGGACGAGGTATAA
- the prpB gene encoding methylisocitrate lyase produces MAWLFEEPLSQKDLAEQFRILMQGQHILKIPGAHDAMAALVAKSVGFQALYLSGAAYTASRGLPDIGLVSSSEVAQRAQDIIRATNLPLLVDIDTGFGGVLNAARTAREMAESRVAAIQIEDQDLPKKCGHLNGKSLIAADEMVAKIRAIKQVVPDMVIVARTDAYNVEGLSSAIERAEQYVQAGAEAIFPESLDSPNSFQEMARAIPAPLLANMTEFGRTPYYSAQEFEEWGYRMVIYPVSSLRVAAKAYERLYQTLAATGTQVNLLEDMQTRQELYDLIRYWDYESLDAKISQTILPTLPDTQQHKG; encoded by the coding sequence ATGGCTTGGCTTTTTGAAGAACCCTTATCGCAGAAAGATTTGGCCGAACAATTTCGCATATTGATGCAAGGCCAACATATTTTAAAAATTCCAGGTGCACACGACGCTATGGCCGCTCTCGTTGCTAAATCAGTGGGCTTTCAGGCTTTATACCTATCAGGCGCAGCTTACACGGCAAGCCGTGGCCTACCTGACATTGGTTTAGTCAGTTCGTCCGAGGTCGCACAGCGAGCACAGGACATTATTCGAGCGACCAATCTTCCCCTTCTTGTCGATATTGATACCGGATTTGGCGGGGTTCTCAATGCTGCCCGGACCGCCCGTGAAATGGCGGAATCCCGCGTAGCCGCTATTCAAATTGAAGATCAAGACTTACCCAAAAAATGTGGTCATCTCAACGGCAAAAGCCTTATAGCCGCGGATGAAATGGTGGCCAAAATTCGCGCTATCAAACAAGTTGTTCCTGACATGGTAATTGTGGCCCGGACAGATGCCTACAACGTTGAAGGCCTATCATCGGCCATTGAGCGGGCCGAGCAATATGTTCAAGCGGGTGCAGAGGCCATTTTTCCCGAATCGCTCGATTCGCCGAATAGTTTTCAGGAGATGGCCCGCGCAATCCCCGCTCCATTGCTAGCCAATATGACCGAGTTTGGTCGAACTCCCTACTATTCAGCCCAGGAATTTGAAGAATGGGGCTATCGTATGGTGATTTACCCCGTATCATCGCTGCGTGTTGCCGCTAAAGCCTATGAACGGTTATATCAAACATTGGCGGCAACTGGTACCCAAGTTAATCTCTTAGAGGATATGCAAACCCGCCAAGAACTTTATGACCTGATTCGCTATTGGGATTACGAATCACTCGACGCTAAAATTTCCCAAACCATCTTACCCACGTTACCTGATACACAACAACACAAAGGGTGA